Below is a window of Pseudobdellovibrionaceae bacterium DNA.
CACGGACCGTGGGCTTGTCGGCCGTAGCGATGGTCCCCGGATCGAGGGTGGCGGAGTTCGGATCATCGATGATGCGAAGTTCGTCATAGACGGCTTTGTTATCGCCGAAGGCCGTCAGAAATCCGGTCGCTTTGTCGATATCGCTCAACATTTGGTCCGAATTCATCTCCGAGACGAAGCCGCGGCTGAAATCCGACATACTTTTCAACGTCGCCGGATTCCGGTAAGGGATCCGCGTGTTCAAGAGGACATTGCGGCGCCCGCAGGCGTCGGGCTGGACGTATTTCGCGTAGTCCGCGGCATTGAACGTCACCGCCGCGAATTGGGTTTCGGTGATCCAAGGCTTCGTTTCCCCGGTTTTGCGATCGATCACGTTCAGCGGCAAGAACAGTTTCCAATACGCTTCCGGAATGAGGTAGTTCATCCAGATCCGGTAAGCCTCGTATTTGTCCTCGACGGTCATCAACCACTCTCGCGTGGGCACTTCGATCTGCACGAAGCGTTCGTTCGATACGAAATTGTCGCTCCCGTCTTTCTGCCGGCAGGCGACCTCGACGTTCTCCCAGGGCAAAGTGAAGCAGATCTTCGTGCCGATCCGGTGCGCCTGCGACATCACGCCCGTCGCGCGGTGGACGTAGAGCTCTTCCCAATATTTCGCGATGTTTTGGGCGTCGGAGATGATCGAACTTTCGTTCCCGATCGAAGGGTCGATGAATGTCTTGCCGGCGACGTCCACGTACTTTCCCTCGAAGGGGAAAGGGTTCCCCATGATCAGATTGTTCGTGGCCAGCAGCAAGAGCTGATCCTTCGACCAAATTTCTTCGGCGATTTCACGTTCGACCGTGGGGTTCGTGATCTGCGCCAAACGTTCGACGTTCGCAAGGTTCGTCCGGTCGAAGATGTCGGCACGGTCGCTCGCGACTAGATTATCCGCGATGTAAATGTTCCGACCCGCGATCAATGCCGAAGGGCAAGGTTCGTCTTTGTCGTTCTTCGAACGGTATTTCCCCATGACGACGATATCGCCCGTCACGAAGACACGACCGCAAATCCGGAAAGGTTGGTCCCGCCCGTCGATGACCATGTTCCCGTCGATGACCGTCAAGCCCGTATCCTTGTTCGGTCCGAGTTCGTTGATCGTCTCGGGCCCCTCGGTCCACGTTTTCCCGTAGGGAATCCACTTGATCGCGCCGACCTTTTCGGTGACCAGAGTTCCGCGGGCCAAAAGCCGCGCCATCTCGGGATTGAATTTCGGCAGCGACCGCGAACGGGTGTTCGGATTCCAGGGAATCTCGGGACCGTCGTAATGGCTGGCCGTTCCCTCCAGGGCAAAGCCCCACCAGCGGAAAGTCGGCCACGGCACCCAACGGGTCAGGTTGATCGTTCCCGTGTCGAAAGCCTGGGGCTTGAAGAACGAGTCCGTCATCATCTCGGACATCGGCATCGTGCGGAACTCCCTCTGGGGGCCCGTGTTTTGGGTGCCCCATCGGCCCACGTCGAAACCGTCCAGCTCCGTCCCGTCGTCCTTTCCGTAGGGCCAACCACTTTCCGTGATGACGGGCTGGTTCACCTCTTTGGCGCTGAGCCAGTTGCCGTAGATCCGGCTCCCCATCCACTGGTTGCTCCAATCGCGCTGGCCGAACTCCGCGACGTTCCCGTAGACCTCACCCGGCATGAGAACGTTATAAAGTTTGTTGCCCGTGATCGCGTTCAAGAAGCCCGCTTTCACGCTGAGGCGCACACGGACCCGTTTCGGCAAACGCGTATCGACTTCTTCCATCCCCGGCTGTTTCACGGGGCAGACCGCAAGGTCCACGTAGCCGGTCGGATCCCGCGGCAGGGAAGACGAAAAGGCCTTCACCCGGTATTCATGTTCCCCCACGAAGAGCTTGCGGAATTCGGTCAATTGTTTCGCCGCATTCGCCGCCGCGATCGAGGGCTTGAAGATCACCGATTTTTGATCCGCTTCGGGGTTCGAAGGATTTTTGGCGTTCACGATCGACGAGACGCCCTTTTCCAGATCGATCGCGGTGATCGATTCACGGCGCATCAGCTCCTGCACCTGCACGGCCAGAAGTTGCTCGAGGAAAATTTCTTGATTCACGTTCTTCGACGAACGCGAAAGCAGGACCTGCGCCGCGACGGATTTCTGCGCGCGATCGGCGACACCGAAGAAATAAATTTGCAAGCCGCCCAAGAGGCCAATAATGACCAACACAAAAGGCATGCAGCAACCCCCCGCCCACGAAGTTTTGAAAAACCCGTGAACAGGATTAGCTTATCGAAACGACTGGAAGTTTGACAGATCTTCCCATTTCCGTACGGACCGGAGTCTCGATCAGAGACAAAGGGTGGCGATCTTAGGTTACGACGACCACTTGAGCGCCGAGACGAGCTCTTTCAACTGGCCTAGGTTACCGACGTAGTCCGTCTCGTCCTGGCGAAGCACCAAGAAGATGTTCGCAAACTTGTTCTGGGTGTGGAAAGCGGCCAAGTTCAGCGCGATCCCCGCCCGCGAAATCTTCGCTTCGCGGAAGTTCCACTGCTGCTTCGGTCCCACGTTTTGCTGCTCGCTCAGGACGTAAGACTTCGGCGCCTGCATTCCCTGCGGGACGAAGGTCAGGTCGACCCAACGCCAGGTGCTGGCGGGAAGGCGAGCGGCCCCGCGTTTCAAGGGCATCATCGTCACGTAAATGGAAATGACCCGGTTCTCGGATAACTTGCGTTCCAGTAAACCTTTGACCTCGAAGGGCAGGTTCTCGAAACGACGTTCGACTTCGGGGATCTCGCGGTAAGTCCAACCGTCCGGCACTTTACCGAGCGGAAACTTCGCGGAGTCATCCGACGCGAAAACCGCGGCGGTAAATCCCGTGATCAGAAAAAGGATGGCGAAAAATCGCGACATCAATTCACACCGTTCGTGGCGTTGGGCAGCTCCGCGAACTGCAAGGGAGCGTGACGGTTATGCGAGTCTTGTTGCGAAGAGAACGAATGGCTACCGATGCTCAAGCCGTTGTTACCGCGAGGGGTGATCGCGCCGTAACCCGGAAGCGACCACACGCCGCCCGAGCAGCAGAGGTTGCCGTACTTCTTCGCACCGTTCACGATCACGAAAAACGGACCCGAACCGGGATCGCGAAACTCGACCTTGTAGCCGAAGGGTCCGTACCACGTCTTGTTCCGCAGACGACTGACTTGCGAGCGCAGCGCCGAGGGCGAACAACGCCCGCCCGCTTCGGGATGGCTTTCGAGATCTTTATAGCTCGAGGCACATTGCCCGCCGCCAGGCGAGTTCGAACGCGCATAAGAGGTCGACATATAACTTGCGACGACCAGCCCCGCGACGATCAGGAGTTTTTGTCCCGTAGTCCGTGCTTTCATCGCTTTTTCACCAACTTGCGTCTTCATGCGTACCTCGCTCAGATGTGATTTCAAATTGCACATCGGAGGCCACGCCGAATTTCGCTGAACGCGCGTATAACCCCTGTCCAGTGTCCCATGGGGTCGACGGGCGTGATACGCCGTCAAGCGCCGTGCAGGCACCCATCAAAATCTTAGACAGGGCGAGAGTCGTACCGTTTCGGGAATAAAAAAAGCCCAGTGACAAGGAGGGGGCCGAGTCACTGAGCCATGCCCATTATTGAAGACTCAAGCTTGGGCGCACCTGAGACCGAATTTTGAAACCTAACCTAGCGCCGTTCGTTCGGCGTGCCGAACTCCATCCCGAAGCACTCTTTGGTTCCGATCCATTCGAGGATCGTGACCTTGAAGCGCACGCCGGGAGCTTCGCGATCCGTCGCCAAGAAACCGCGGGGCGGTTCGGCGGCCATACGGACTTTGAAGCGACGTTCGCCGTTCGAAGCCAACCGGAAGGTCAGCTCCATCACGGGAGCGCCTTGAGGTTCGTTGATCTGGGCGCCCGCTCCGACGACACGCATGGCGTGAACGACCAGAGTGTCGCCGCGCAGATAATCCGACAGCTGCGGGCACTCGACCCGAATCGATTCCTCGATCGCCTCGCGCATTTCAGGACGAAGCAGTCCGGCCACATCGTCCCACTCGATCATGGTCGAGCCGCGTTCGACTCCGTTCCCGGCGAAGCTCGTCGCTCCGATCACCAGAAACAAAACGCCGAAGCAGAGGGGAAGGAAGAACGACTTCATCATGCGCATGCCGCCGACTTAATCAAGCCGTTGGTCCAGCACAACTCTCATGTTTAGCGACACTCGCCCGATAAGAGACTTATGGATTTCGCGCACACCTTACGACTGCTACGTAAGCGCGCCGGGCACGACAAGGCCCGGGGTTTTCATTCGTATTTGAGCGAGCAAGGTGTCGAGATCAACTACGCCTACTACATGAAGATGGAATCGGGCCAAGTGTTGCCTTCCCACAAGGTGGTTGAACAAATTTCAAAGAGCCTGCCGGACGAAGACGGCGCGGCCCTCGTGCTCGCTTACTGCCGGTCGCAGTTTCCGTCGTCGCGACATTTGTTCCCCGCTCCCGAGAATGCCCCGCAACTCAAAGAGGCGAAACGCGAAGCCGCCAGCGTGGTCGCGGGCCCGGATCGCGGACGTGAGCTGAACCGGCGTCAAGTCCACATGCTCGCGCGTTCGAAGACTCACTACCATTTGTTCCTGACCGCGACCCTCGCGCGCAAGCCGCTCGCCGTGGAGGAACTCAAACGGGTTTTCAACTGGAAGCATCTGCAACCCGCCATTCAAGAGCTCGAAGCGGCCAAGGTCGTGCGTCTTCTTCCCGAAGGGCTCAAAACCTATTCGACCGAGCATCAGTTCCCTTCCGCCACGGATTTTCCGGAACTGAAGCCCCTCTACCGTCAGTTCGACGAGTGGGATGAAAGCTTCGCCGAAGATTTCGAATTCGATTCGCGTCTGGATAAGATGCTCATTCGTCGTATTTCTCCGCGCTACTTGAACGTGATCGAAAAATCCCTCGACACGGTGTTGAGCCTGGTGCGCGCCTCCGATGAGCTCGAAGACAAACACAACGAGGATCTGATCCAGATCCGTCTGTCGCTGAAGTCCGGGCGCCTTCCGGGATAGAAGGTTGTCAAATCCGCGGACCGCGATTAGGCTTCCGGCTCATGAAAACCTCCGTTCGCATTTTGTTGAGTTTCTCGGCGATGGCCGCAATGACTTTGGCCGTGACCTCGTGCAGTCTTCTGGAGCTCGCCGTGAAACGCCCGGAAGTGAAGCTCGATCAGGTACGGGTCACCAATCCCGGTCTGCGCGACTCGACTTTGATGTTCGACCTCAATGTCACAAATCCCAATCCGACCACGCTGAAAGTGGACGGCATCGACTACAAACTCGTGCTGAATGGAAAACAGTTCGCCGAAGGCGTCTACGACCAAGTCACGGAGCTTCCCGGAGAGCAGACGGTGAAGGTCTCGCTGCCGATCAAAGTGGAATACGCCCGCGTTTTCGATTCGCTGATGAGCGCGCTGCAAAAGCCGGAATCGCAGTACATGCTGCAAGGCTCGGCGCGCTTGGGGATTTTCACGATTCCGTTTAGTAAAGACGGAACCATCAAATGGCAGGGCGAGTAGTTCACTCGCCCCTTCTCTGATTACATGGTCTGATTCGGATTGACGGGAACCTCGGGCGTCGCCGTCGGCGACAGCTGTTCGGGAGTCGGCGCTCGTTCGTTCAACTTGTCGATGGCTTGTTGGCCGCCGACTTTCTGTAAACGATCCGGACACTCGTACTGCTTGTCCAAACGCGCGTTGAAGAACATCCCCGATTTGTCGAAACGCCACGGCGGATAGGGATAGAACGTCGCGGTCACGCAGTTCCCGGGACGGGTTGCGGCCCACTGACGGTTATCCGTT
It encodes the following:
- a CDS encoding LEA type 2 family protein, with product MKTSVRILLSFSAMAAMTLAVTSCSLLELAVKRPEVKLDQVRVTNPGLRDSTLMFDLNVTNPNPTTLKVDGIDYKLVLNGKQFAEGVYDQVTELPGEQTVKVSLPIKVEYARVFDSLMSALQKPESQYMLQGSARLGIFTIPFSKDGTIKWQGE